Proteins encoded in a region of the Pelmatolapia mariae isolate MD_Pm_ZW linkage group LG6, Pm_UMD_F_2, whole genome shotgun sequence genome:
- the LOC134628405 gene encoding histone H1-like, with protein MSEEAPAPAAAAAPAKAAKKKTTASKPKKVGPSVGELIVKAVAASKERSGVSTAALKKALAAGGYDVDKNKARVKTAIKSLVAKGTLVQTKGTGASGSFKMNKKATESKAKKPAAAKAKKPAAAKAKKPAAAKAKKPAAAKAKKPAAAPKKPKKAAAAKKPAAAKKSPKKAKKPAAAAAKKATKSPKKAAAKSPKKVTKKAPAAKKAPAKKAAKPKVKKAATAGKKK; from the coding sequence ATGTCAGAGGAAGCACCCGCACCTGCGGCCGCTGCCGCCCCGGCCAAGGCGGCCAAGAAGAAGACGACGGCTTCCAAGCCGAAGAAGGTGGGTCCCAGCGTGGGCGAGCTGATCGTGAAAGCCGTGGCCGCTTCCAAGGAGCGCAGCGGCGTGTCCACAGCCGCTCTCAAGAAGGCTCTGGCTGCCGGAGGCTACGATGTGGACAAGAACAAGGCCCGCGTCAAGACCGCCATCAAGAGCCTGGTGGCCAAAGGCACTCTGGTGCAGACCAAGGGCACCGGGGCCTCCGGATCCTTCAAGATGAACAAGAAAGCTACCGAGAGCAAAGCCAAGAAGCCGGCCGCTGCCAAAGCCAAGAAGCCGGCCGCTGCCAAAGCCAAGAAGCCGGCCGCTGCCAAAGCCAAGAAGCCGGCCGCTGCCAAAGCCAAGAAGCCGGCAGCAGCCCCTAAAAAGCCCAAGAAGGCAGCGGCAGCCAAGAAGCCCGCAGCCGCTAAGAAGTCCCCCAAGAAGGCCAAGAAGCCCGCTGCGGCGGCAGCCAAGAAGGCCACCAAGAGCCCCAAGAAGGCGGCAGCCAAGAGCCCCAAGAAGGTCACCAAGAAGGCTCCCGCAGCCAAGAAAGCCCCTGCCAAGAAGGCCGCCAAGCCCAAAGTCAAGAAGGCGGCCACAGCAGGCAAGAAGAAGTGA
- the LOC134628406 gene encoding histone H2A — translation MSGRGKTGGKARAKAKTRSSRAGLQFPVGRVHRLLRKGNYAERVGAGAPVYLAAVLEYLTAEILELAGNAARDNKKTRIIPRHLQLAVRNDEELNKLLGGVTIAQGGVLPNIQAVLLPKKTEKPVKAK, via the coding sequence ATGAGTGGGCGTGGCAAAACCGGAGGCAAAGCCAGAGCTAAGGCTAAGACCCGTTCATCCCGTGCCGGGCTCCAGTTCCCAGTGGGTCGTGTCCACAGGCTGCTGCGCAAAGGCAACTATGCGGAGCGCGTGGGTGCCGGCGCCCCCGTCTACCTGGCAGCTGTGCTCGAGTACCTGACCGCTGAGATTCTCGAGCTGGCTGGCAACGCAGCCCGCGACAACAAGAAGACTCGTATCATCCCACGTCACCTGCAGCTGGCCGTGCGCAACGACGAGGAGCTCAACAAGCTCCTTGGCGGAGTCACCATCGCCCAGGGTGGTGTGCTGCCCAACATCCAGGCCGTGCTGCTGCCCAAGAAGACCGAGAAGCCCGTCAAGGCCAAGTAA